TCGCCTTCGAGGACTTCCGAGCGGGCCGCTTCGGCGAGATCAAACCTATCGTCGCGAAGTAGCCTGTCAGTTGGCGCTGATCGTGATGTTCGAGCGGGCGCCGCGCACCTTGACCGGAATCCCACCCTCAACCGGCGGCGGCGCCGCGACGCTGCATCCCGCGGCGCTGATGCGATAGTCGCCGCCGCGCGCTGCCGGGACGGTCAGCGCGAACCGGCATTTGGCGATCATGACGTCGACTGCGCGCGTCTCGCGCTCCCGCGAAAGCTCGACGTCGATCGCGTCCGACGCGCAGTGAAGCTGCACCCTGCCGGCAACGTCGCGCAGCACGGCGGTTCCTTTCGCGGAACGGACGACGACGTCGTCGAGTCCGGTGACCGCGATCCGGCTCTTCGCAAAGTCCAGCCGTACCGCCGTCCCGAGCGGCGCCTGCACGTGGACGCGCCGCCGAGGAACGAGGTCGACCACCGTCACCCGCGGTTCCGCAACCTCGGTTTTTCGCGTGAACGCCGCCGGCATGCCGTCGGCGAGATCGGGGGCCGCGACGACGATCCCTGGGCCCTCCCCGGCGACGACGGTCACCTCGTTGAACGCCCCGCGCAGCACCAACTGCGGCACCGCGTCGAGCTCGACCCGGCTCCCCTGATCGACCGTCGAGGTCGCGCCGAGAAGCGGCTCGCTGAACATCCGGTCGGGGATCAACGGCTCTTCGATGAGCGGCCCCGTGATGAGCGGCCCGCTGAAGGAATGCCGTCGGCGGGGACCCCGCCGCCCGGCCCCCGCGACGAACCCGATTCCGGCCGCGATCAAGCCAACCCCGACGAGCATCCGCTGCTTCATGCCGAAGCTACGCCGGTCGCCGAACCGAGTTTCAACGAGCGCGCCGATTCAATGCACGCTTCAGCTCGTTGAGGAAGTGGTCGCGGCGGCTGCGATCGTACACCGGCGCCTCGCGCAGTTCCCGTTCCGTCCATGCCTCGATGGCCGGCAGGTCAATCCTTGCGGATTGCGCAGCGGCGACGTCAAGCGCGACACGCAGCGTTCGTTGGTCGCCCCAGGCCCAGTAGTGCATGAAGCGGTCGCGAACCACGTCCGTCGGCGTGTACACGTGCAGGAGCAAGTCGCCTCGATGCTCCGTCGCGTAGGCGGTGACCGTCTCCGAGCCGATCGACGGTGGGCCGGTCGGAAACTCCACGGTGTAGAGCACGTCCGGATGGCGATAGAGACGTTCCGGCGCGCGAAGATAGCCGAGCGGCCGAAGCGCCTCGTCGACGGTCTTCGCACGCGCTCCGAAACGGAGGATGAAATCGAGGTCGCGCGACTCGTATGCTTCGGGCGCGTAGAACGTCGCAGCGCTTCCGCCGCACAGAACGGCGGGTTCGTCCGCGCGTTCCAGCGCCGTGCACACCGCGAACGCGACGTCGGTCAGCGTCGAGGTCGCATCGAGCGGCATCATAGTTCTTTTCCGGCCCGGCGCGGGCGCTGGCGCAATCGCTGGGCGGCTGCGACGATCTCCGGGTCGCTCTGTCCCATTCGGCTGAGAAGCTCGCGCAGCGGCGCGTAGTGCTGATAGGTGCGATTGAGCTCAAAGATACGCGTGCGTCCCATCAACCGCGAGGCAAGCACGCCGTCTCGCTCCAGATCGTTGGCCGTCCGCTGAACCACGCTAAGGTCCTCGCCGAGCACGACGGCGAGCTCGCGCGGATAGGACCGCTCGAGGAGGCCGAGCAGCTTGAGGACACGTTCCCGAGCGCGTGAGCCGAACAGGCCCTTTGACTGCACTGGCACGTTCACATGATAGCGATGTCGCCATCATATGACAAATAGCCGACGTCATACGACCGCGTCCTTTGCAGGTCGTGCGCGGGCGCCGCTTCTGCATGCTGGCGCAGATTGGCAATGTCGGCCGGAACGGATATCGAACACGCGTTCGAGTATGGTCATCGTCCCGATGCCCGATTCCGCCGGTTCCGCCGAGTACGCCGAGCTGCACTGCTGGTCGAACTTCAGCTTCCTCGAAGGGGCCTCGCACCCGGAGGACCTGGTGGCGGCCGGGCTGCAGCTCGGGCTGCGCGGGATCGCCCTGACCGACCGGGACGGGCTCTACGGGGCGGTCCGGTTCGCCAAGGCGGCGGTGCCCGCGCCGCACTTCGCCGCCCTGTGCGGGGCCGAGCTGACGCTGGAGTCCGCCGAGTCGCAGCCGCTCAAGCCCAGCCGGCCGGCCCGGCCGGCCAAGGAAGTCCCGACCGACACCCCGCGCCTGGTATTGATCGCCGCCGACAAAACCGGCTACGGCAACCTCGCCAACCTAATCTCGATCGCCCAGCTCCGCGGCCGCAAGCGCGACGCCCGGCTGCGCCTCGACGACCTCGACGGCCGCACCGACGGGCTGATCGCGCTCTCCGGCGGGCGCAACGGCTTGGTCGAGAAGGCGCTGCTGCGGCGCGACGGCGCCGTCGCGGTCGCGCTCGGCGCCCGGCTGCGCGACCTCTTCCCCGGGCGCTTTTATCTCGAGCTGCAGCATCATCTGCGGCCGGAGGACCCGGCGCTGATCCGCGCGCTGGTGCGGCTCGCGATGCAGCTCGACGTGCCGTACGTCGCGACCAACGGTGTCGCGTACGCCTCGCGCGACGACGGCAAGCTGTGCGACGTGCTGACCTGCGTGAAGTACGGCACGCCGCTGCAGAACGCGGGGACGCTGCTGCGCCCCAACCACGAGCACGACCTGAAATCGCCGGCGCGCATGGCGCGGCTGTTCGCCGAGTTTCCGCTCGCGCTGCGCAACACGCTCGCGATCGTCGAGCGCTGCCCGTTCCGGCTCGAGCGGCTGCACGGTGAGTTTCCGCTCTACCCGATCCCCGAGAACGAAGCCTCGCCGCAGTCGTATCTGCGCACGCTGGTCTACGAAGGCGCGCGCACGCGCTTCGCGCAGCCGCTCGAAGCGAAAGTCGAACGGCAGCTCGAGTACGAGCTCGGAATCATCGCGCGCATGGACCTCGCCGGCTACTTCCTGGTCGTGTGGGACATCGCGAACGCCGCCGCGCGGCTCGACGTGCTCGCGCAAGGCCGCGGCTCGGCGGCGAACTCGGCGGTCTGCTACGCGCTGGGGATCACCGCGGTCGACCCGATAAAAGCGGGGCTGCTGTTCGAGCGCTTCTTGAGCGAAGAGCGCGGCGAGGTTCCCGACATCGACATCGACTTCGCGCACCAAGACCGCGAAAAAGTCATCCAGTACGTGTACGAGCGCTACGGCCGCGAGCACGCGGCGATGGCCGCCGAAGTGATCACCTATCGCACGCGCTCGGCGATTCGCGACGTCGGCAAGGCGCTGGGGCTCACCCTCGGGCAAGTCGACCAGATCGTGCGCGAGTACGACGCGCGCGAGTCGCTCGCCGGCGCGGTCGGCGCGCCGCACGCCGAGGAGAAACCGCTCCCGCCCTCGATCGCGAAACGCCGCGACCTCGACGCGGGCTCGAACGTGCTGCACTCGCGCGCGGACGATCTTCCCGCCTCGGGCGGGATCCGCGCGCTCACGCCCGGCTTTCACGACGCCGACTTCGGCGCCGATCCCGACGCGCAGATTAGGGGTCCGGTCGGCGGCGCGCTCGGCGCGTTGCTGCTGAAGATCTGCCGGCGGATCGACGGCTTTCCGCGCCACATGGGGATTCACAGCGGCGGGATGGTCATCACCCGCTCGCCGCTGGTCGAGGTCGCGCCGGTCGAGTGGGCCTCGATGCGCGACCGCACGATCGTGCAGTGGGACAAGGACGACCTCGCCGACCTGGGCCTGATCAAGATCGACTTGCTCGGGCTCGGCATGCTCGCGCTGCTGCGCGACGCGTTCGCGCTGTACCGGCGGCGCTATCCGCAGCGCGTGCCGCTCTCGCTCAACGACATTCCGCCCGACGACCGCGAAACGTACGAGATGCTGCAGCGCGCCGACTCGATCGGCGTCTTCCAAGTCGAGTCGCGCGCGCAGATGTCGATGCTCCCGCGGCTCAAGCCGGCCTGCTTCTACGACATCGTCATGCAGGTCGCGATCATTCGCCCCGGCCCGATTCAAGGCGACATGATTCACCCGTTCTTGCGGCGCCGCAACGGACAAGAACCGATCACCTATCCGCATCCGAAGCTGAAGCCGATCTTGGAACGAACGCTCGGCGTCCCGCTCTTTCAGGAGCAGGGGATGCGGATGGCGATGGAAGCGGCCGGGTTTTCGGCCGGCGAGGCCGATCGCTTGAGGCGAGCGATGGGGCACAAGCGCTCGCGGGAGCGGATGGCCGAGCTTTATCCACGGCTTGTGGAAGGAATGGTGCATAACGGCATCCCGCGCGAGGCCGCCGACAAGCTCTACCACATGCTGGAAGGGTTCGCCGACTACGGCTTCCCGGAGTCGCACGCGGCCTCGTTCGCCCTGCTGGCCTACGCCTCGGCGTACGTGAAATGCCACGAGCCCGCGATCTTCTGCGCGGCGATCCTCAACGTGCAGCCGATGGGATTCTACTCGACGGAAGTGCTCGTCAACGACGCGCGCCGGCACGGCGTCGTCGTCAAGCCGATCGTCGTCAACGAGAGCGAGTGGTGGAGCTTCGTCGACCAGGACGGCGCGCTGCGGCTCGGCTTTCATCTGGTGCGCGGAATGGGCGAGGTGCAGCGCGACCGGCTCGAGCGTACGCTGGCGTACGGAGAAGACCGCAGCGCACCGCACGAGTTTTCGGACTTGGTCGACTTCGCGCGGCGCACCGGGCTGGAGCGCGACGCGCTGGAGAACCTTGCCGCGGCCGGCGCGTTCGCGCCCTGGCATCCGACCCGGCGCGAAGCGATGTGGGCGCTGCGCGGCCTGGACGAGCGCGAAGCGCGCGGCGAGCTCGGCCGCGCGATGGAGATCGAGAACGAGCCGCCGGCCGCGCTGCGCGCGCTCACGCCGGCCGAGCAGACGACGCTCGACATCGCCGCGACCGGCGTGAGCGACGTCCAGCCGATCGCGCACCTGCGCCCGCTGCTCGACGCGCAGAACGTCCTCGCCGCCGGCCGCCTGCCGTCGATGCCGAAGAACCTCGTCTGCAAGGTGGGCGGCCTGGTCATCACGCGCCAGCGCCCCGGCACCGCGAAAGGCTTCGTCTTCCTGACGCTCGAGGACGAGACGGGCTTGGTGAACGTGATCGTCCGCCCCGACGTCTACGAGCGCAACCGCCGCACGATCCGCGGCTCGCACTGCCTGATCGTCGAAGGCGTTTTGCAGAAAGAACAAGGCTGCATCGACCTGATCATGAAGCGCTGCTGGGAGCTCGACGAACAAGGCGCCGCCGCAAAAGTCCGCGCGCGGAACTTTCACTAAAAAAAAGCCGACGCCGAGGCTCTTGACAACAGCGCTTTTTCGTGCTTTAGTCAAACGACTAAACCGAGCGACTACTTCCCACCGCGACGCACCCGGGCCGGCTTTCTC
Above is a genomic segment from Candidatus Eremiobacterota bacterium containing:
- the dnaE gene encoding DNA polymerase III subunit alpha; this encodes MPDSAGSAEYAELHCWSNFSFLEGASHPEDLVAAGLQLGLRGIALTDRDGLYGAVRFAKAAVPAPHFAALCGAELTLESAESQPLKPSRPARPAKEVPTDTPRLVLIAADKTGYGNLANLISIAQLRGRKRDARLRLDDLDGRTDGLIALSGGRNGLVEKALLRRDGAVAVALGARLRDLFPGRFYLELQHHLRPEDPALIRALVRLAMQLDVPYVATNGVAYASRDDGKLCDVLTCVKYGTPLQNAGTLLRPNHEHDLKSPARMARLFAEFPLALRNTLAIVERCPFRLERLHGEFPLYPIPENEASPQSYLRTLVYEGARTRFAQPLEAKVERQLEYELGIIARMDLAGYFLVVWDIANAAARLDVLAQGRGSAANSAVCYALGITAVDPIKAGLLFERFLSEERGEVPDIDIDFAHQDREKVIQYVYERYGREHAAMAAEVITYRTRSAIRDVGKALGLTLGQVDQIVREYDARESLAGAVGAPHAEEKPLPPSIAKRRDLDAGSNVLHSRADDLPASGGIRALTPGFHDADFGADPDAQIRGPVGGALGALLLKICRRIDGFPRHMGIHSGGMVITRSPLVEVAPVEWASMRDRTIVQWDKDDLADLGLIKIDLLGLGMLALLRDAFALYRRRYPQRVPLSLNDIPPDDRETYEMLQRADSIGVFQVESRAQMSMLPRLKPACFYDIVMQVAIIRPGPIQGDMIHPFLRRRNGQEPITYPHPKLKPILERTLGVPLFQEQGMRMAMEAAGFSAGEADRLRRAMGHKRSRERMAELYPRLVEGMVHNGIPREAADKLYHMLEGFADYGFPESHAASFALLAYASAYVKCHEPAIFCAAILNVQPMGFYSTEVLVNDARRHGVVVKPIVVNESEWWSFVDQDGALRLGFHLVRGMGEVQRDRLERTLAYGEDRSAPHEFSDLVDFARRTGLERDALENLAAAGAFAPWHPTRREAMWALRGLDEREARGELGRAMEIENEPPAALRALTPAEQTTLDIAATGVSDVQPIAHLRPLLDAQNVLAAGRLPSMPKNLVCKVGGLVITRQRPGTAKGFVFLTLEDETGLVNVIVRPDVYERNRRTIRGSHCLIVEGVLQKEQGCIDLIMKRCWELDEQGAAAKVRARNFH